A stretch of Clostridium formicaceticum DNA encodes these proteins:
- a CDS encoding methyltetrahydrofolate cobalamin methyltransferase, with the protein MIIIGEKINGTIPSVKKAIEAKDEAFIRDLAVKQVDAGADYIDVCASTAPEFEVETLKWLMDIVQDAVSKPLSIDSPNAKTIEAVLKYAKKPGLINSVSEEGEKCEVIYPLIQGTEWQVIGLTCDNRGIPSDVQTRVDITKILVEKAQKYDIAPDRIHIDPLVMALSTDNASLLSFVETTKTIKAMYPTIKVTSGLSNISFGMPLRKVVNQNFLTIASYVGMDSAIMDPCNRDMMASLLATEALLGKDKHCRKYSNAYRKNKIGPIKE; encoded by the coding sequence ATGATTATTATTGGGGAAAAAATTAATGGAACCATTCCAAGTGTGAAGAAAGCTATTGAAGCTAAGGATGAAGCGTTTATTCGTGACCTTGCTGTAAAGCAGGTAGATGCGGGGGCTGACTATATTGACGTGTGTGCAAGTACTGCTCCTGAGTTTGAGGTTGAGACATTGAAATGGTTAATGGATATCGTTCAAGATGCTGTTAGTAAACCATTAAGCATTGATAGTCCAAATGCAAAAACAATTGAGGCTGTGCTAAAATATGCGAAAAAGCCGGGGCTTATTAACTCCGTATCTGAGGAAGGCGAAAAGTGTGAAGTGATCTATCCATTGATTCAGGGAACAGAGTGGCAAGTAATTGGATTGACCTGCGACAATAGGGGAATTCCTTCAGACGTTCAAACAAGGGTGGATATAACAAAAATATTGGTTGAAAAGGCACAAAAATATGACATTGCACCAGATAGAATTCATATTGATCCTCTAGTAATGGCTCTTTCAACAGATAATGCATCTTTGTTAAGTTTTGTAGAAACAACAAAAACAATTAAGGCAATGTATCCTACAATTAAAGTAACTTCAGGATTAAGTAATATTTCTTTCGGAATGCCCTTAAGGAAAGTTGTTAACCAAAACTTTTTAACCATTGCATCTTATGTAGGAATGGACTCTGCTATTATGGATCCATGCAACAGAGACATGATGGCTTCATTACTTGCAACGGAGGCGCTGTTGGGTAAAGACAAGCATTGTAGAAAGTACTCCAATGCCTATAGAAAAAATAAAATTGGACCTATTAAGGAATAG